A region of Micropterus dolomieu isolate WLL.071019.BEF.003 ecotype Adirondacks linkage group LG01, ASM2129224v1, whole genome shotgun sequence DNA encodes the following proteins:
- the LOC123985234 gene encoding NLR family CARD domain-containing protein 3-like, protein MQKSLNSKNGHLDLFVRFLHGLSLESNQRLLGGLLGRTDNSPEIIQRAINNLKEMNSDEISPDRSINIFHCLTEMNDHSVHQEIQEFLKSENRSEKKLSVIHCSALAYMLQMSEDVLDELELKKYNTSEEGRLRLISAVRNCRKAHLSDIELSETHCEVVASALKSNPSHLRELDLSNNKLQDSGVKLLCAGLESLHCRLETLSTKEVPVREISIHSPGTAFLASLVKFGPVNLSGQGSKLPLRKNEALHRVWEKFGEAMEKDF, encoded by the exons ATGCAGAAATCCCTCAACAGTAAAAATGGCCACCTGGACCTGTTTGTTCGcttccttcatggcctctctctggaGTCCAACCAGAGACTCTTAGGAGGCCTGCTGGGTCGGACAGACAACAGTCCAGAAATCATCCAGAGAGCCATCAACAACCTGAAGGAGATGAACAGTGATGAGATCTCtcctgacagaagcatcaacatcttccactgtctgacggagatgaacgaccactcagtacatcaggagatccaagagttcctgaagtcagagaacAGATCAGAGAAGAAACTCTCTGTGatccactgctcagctctggcctacatgctgcagatgTCAGAGGATGTTCTGGATGAGTTGGAGCTAAAGAAGTACAACACATCAGAGGAGGGACGACTGAGACTGATTTCagctgtgaggaactgcagaaaggcTCA CCTATCTGACATTGAACTCTCAGAGACTCACTGTGAAGTtgtggcctcagctctgaaatccaacccctcccatctgagagagctggacctgagtaacaacaagctgcaagattcaggagtgaagctgctgtgtgccGGACTGGAGAGTctacactgtagactggagactctgag TACTAAGGAGGTCCCTGTCAGAGAGATCTCAATTCACTCCCCCGGCAcagcttttctggcatccctggTGAAGTTTGGGCCAGTGAATCTGAGTGGGCAAGGTTCAAAGCTTCCATTGCGAAAGAATGAGGCATTGCAccgggtgtgggagaagtttgGAGAAGccatggagaaggacttttgA